DNA sequence from the Nicotiana tomentosiformis chromosome 3, ASM39032v3, whole genome shotgun sequence genome:
ACTCCTGCCTTATCGATATACTCCCATTCATATATTCACACGAAACCATTTCTGCATTTCAttttttcttctcctttcttGTTTTTGTGCTACAGATAAGATTCTTTGTCTTTGTTtatattttttcaatttcttgAGCTATCTCCCGTGGTATCTATGAGTTCACTGAAGATCTAAAGTTTGATCAACAATTACAACTCTTGTTTGGTACATTAAATGCGTTGATTTTTGTTCAGTTTCTCTCCGATCCTTTTAGGTTTGTTGTTTTTGAGGTATCATCTCAAGTTTTTGCTTTTGTTTCTTGGTTTTGTTGGATTCTTTTGGATTTCCCTTTTTGCTTTTGTGGAATGTACCAAAACAGTTCCATCTTTGTTGCTTTCTTGATGATCGGTTGAGGTATGAGTAGGATCACATTGGTTCCCGTCATAGAATCTTTTTCGTGATTATAGAATATCATTTTGTTGAACTGTTTTGGTTGTGTTTCTTTGATAAAGTTTCTAACTTGGATGTGGTTTGGCTGTTTAGCTTTTATTGTTGATTCCACTATTAAGAACTTTCCTTATCATAGGAATTTATGGAGCTGAATTTATTGGAGCTTTTATTGTTGTTTCTTGATTGGGAAAATTTTATGATCAAGAATGAAGTTACCAGCTTTTACATAGATGTTTCGGATTTTTTTGCCAAAAGTAGAGATATGTTTCTAGTCACCTGGTCACTTTTAATATTTTAAGTAAGCAgaattataattttgaaatgTTATCCTGTAAAGTTTCCCCAAGTTTCTTCATGTTTGAAACCTGCATTTTCTGCTCCTGATTGCAAATTGAGGTCTGCATTGGGTTGTTCACAAATTGTTAAAAATCTCAGTTTTGAGCTTCTCTTTTATCTTTTAAGTGATTCTTCTCTTATGGGTACCACCAGATTTTCAAGGCAAGGTGGGTGAATCGAGTTGAATGTGATTTGCATGGGTGAGGATGCCAGATCTGCGTAGGGGAGCACGGAGATCAAAACGGCTTGGTGATCCCCAGCCTGCCCCAGAACCCTCTGGCCAAGAAGAAAATTGGGTTTTGCCTACTCAGAACAGAGGTCAAAGAAGAGGTGGTGGTGGAAGAGGAAGGGGTAATGCAACAGCTGTAGCAAAAGGGCCTTCAGCAGCGACGCGGGCAAGGCCTGGTGGTGCTGGTAGGGGTAGGGGGATTAGGTTGATAGATTTAGATCCGGAGCCACCTTGTGAGGTTCTTCCTCAAGCTGTTCCTGTTGGTGTTGCAGAGCCAGCTCTTAATAGAGCTGAGGGTGCTGCAGATAAAAATATTGCAATGGAAGGTGGGAATAGAGACAAAATAATGGGAGTTGAAGAAGAAGCAAGCACAACTCCAGTACCTGATAGGGTATCTTCCTGATAACCCTAACATCTGTTTTGttgcttcttttttctttttgaattttcttAATGAAATTGGGGATCAACTGAAAATCTTCTTAAACTTGACTCTGCCATTTCACTCTTCACCATCTGCTTAAGGAAATATGTAGATAGCGTTAGTGATAGTCAGTGGAGCAAGACTTTAAATGTTATATATATACTCTTATTGGGAGTAGAATTCATGAAAGAAGGCTTCCTCTGTCTGGACGCAGGTGCAAGTGGGTAATTCTCCTGTATATAAAACAGAAAGAAGATTAGGTAAGGGTGGATTTGGACAAGTTTATGTTGGTCGTAGAACAAGTGGAGGAACTGAGAGAACAGGACCAGATGCTGTTGAGGTACTATCCATGCCATTTATTGTGtgatttgttgaaattatttagtGTATAATACAGTGATAATGTTCTGCTCTAGGTTGCATTAAAGTTTGAGCATCGAAACAGTAAGGGTTGCAACTATGGCCCTCCTTATGAGTGGCAGGTGTACAAGTAAgtgaaattcctaagtttgaaGTTTGTGGTATGTATAATATTTTTTCAGTCTTGAGATGCCTTTCTTATCATCTACTTGCAACTTTACTATTTGACAGTACCCTAAACGGCTGCTATGGGATCCCAGGGGTTCATTATAAGGGTCGTCAGGGAGATTTTTACATTCTGGTGAGCTTAGTTTTCTCACCATTAATATCAGTGTCACTTGTTGCATCTTTGTGATGTTTGCTGAATATTAATTTTTAGGTGATGGACATGCTTGGACCGAGCCTTTGGGATGTCTGGAACTCTTTAGGCCAGTCGTAAGTTTTGCGACTACATCTCCTTCACATTTAACTTGACTGCAGGTGCATTGGAATGCAAAGCAGTTTACTCTGTATTACTTTCCCTGCACATGGACGCGCTATATGCTTCCTGTTTGATGATAATTAACCTGCAACAGAATGTCACCAAATATGGCGGCCTGTATCGCTGTGGAGGCAATATCAATTCTCGAAAAGCTTCACCTTAAGGGGTAAGTGTATTGATCTCTTCTATATAGTATATACATTTCTTTTGCGTCATTTTCTTCATGTTTCATCTTTAACTTCCTTGGGTTTAGCATTGCCTTCTCTGTTTGCATCAGTTCACTTTCCCGTTCTAAGCTCAGGAGTGATGTTGTATATATGAAGTTAACTGTTCAGCATTGTTTCTGTCTCCTAGGTTTGTGCATGGAGATGTGAAGCCAGAAAACTTTTTGCTTGGTCAGCCAGGAAGTGTTGATGAGAAGAAGCTGTATCTTATTGATCTTGGTTTAGGTAcgatgtattattattattattattatttcattttctcCCTTAATCACTCTATGCTTATCCTTGGTGTGTCAAACGCCTTTGCTTTTCTAATTTTTGGAATGGAAAAAGAATCACCTTAGTGAGCTAGATTTGTAAGCATAATGTCTGTTTTTCTGTTGAAATATGTCTCTAGATATCTCGGTACATTTGCGGGACAACTTTCTTGGTAGTGGGTTTATTATATTTGAAGATTAATAATTCCCTTTGTTTTAACTCGATGTGTGCTTTTTGTGATGCATTATTTTACATTGATGCAGCATCTAGATGGAAAGATTCAGCATCTGCTCAGCATGTCGAGTATGACCAGAGGCCAGATATATTCAGGTTTATGGAATTTGACACGTGATTAAATAAGCTTAGATATGTAACTTCATTTTCATGTTTTGTGCACTAAATATGCTTTTATTTGACAGGGGTACTATAAGATATGCAAGTGTACATGCACATTTAGGTCGGACCGGGAGTAGAAGGGATGACCTTGAGTCTCTAGCATACACATTAATATTCCTTATAAAGGGAAGGTTACCATGGCAAGGCTATCAGGTCGGTTGTTTTTTGCTTCACTATTTTGTTGCTTGGGCATAACTTTGCTAATTGAGTTTAATGGTTCTACTGTATGATGTTTTGAATGGTGACAGGGTGACAACAAGAGTTTTCTAGTCTGTAAAAAGAAAATGGCCACTTCACCAGAGTTGATGTGTTGCTTTTGCCCTGCCCCATTCAAGCAATTCCTTGAGGCTGTAACAAACATGAAGTTTGATGAGGAACCGAATTACGCCAAGCTCATATCATTCTTTGAGAGTCTTATTGAGCCCTGCACATCACTGAGGCCAATAAGAATTGATGGGGCTCTTAAGGTCCATCTATCTTTATGCATGGTTGTATGTGTTTGCATGATATATTGGCTCCTTACTTAGCTGTTACCTATCCTTAATCAGGTTGGGCAGAAGCGTGGAAGACTGCTAATAAACTTGGAGGAAGATGAGCAACCAAAGAAAAAAGTGCGACTCGGTAGTCCTGCAACCCAATGGATTTCAGTTTATAATGCACGGCGTCCCATGAAACAGAGGTAGTTGCTATATGTCAAAATGTGATACTGTGATTATAGTTCATAAGTTACATGCAATAACCATTTTGCTTTTCCAAAAAAGTGCCTCAAGTGCTTGATattgttttctttgtttttgctCTTTGCAGTTTAGCTGTGAAATTGTAGACATCTCATATAAAGTCTTACAGCGAAAAATTAGATTTTCACACATCTTCACTGCATAGACATCTCAAATAAAGTCTGTGATTAATTAGATTTTCACATATCTTTGCTGCAGCGTTGCATCTTTCCAGTTTGTTCTGTCGTTTATTTTGTTTGGCAGAAGAGCAAAGTATGTAATCAGTTGTTGGAATACCAACTTGGCAATAGAAGTGTACACAGACTTGCATGTCATCTGATGTCCTTTCTCAACCCTATGTTATGGATGCACTCCAGAACTTGAGAAATTAAATATACTTTAAGCAGAGAACTTGCATGATTTACTGTCAAAACATGTAATTTTGTACGTGCATAAATGCATATAAATGGAAGCAGGGGCATACATATTTGAAGGAAGATGCTAAGGAGGATAATTTAACATGTGAAAAAGTGTGACACTTACTGATTCTTGGGAGGTTGGTAGCTTTTGAAAATCTGACCCACGAGGACCTTCAGGAATATTCCATGTTTAGGTGACTGCATCATATATTATCTATTCAAGGAAACATCAAGATATAGTAATATACTGACCTCTGCTAACTACGTTTAACTGCAACTAGAGATATAGTAAGGTATATTGCTGGTTTCAGAGAAGGCTATTTCGTGCAGCCCTGCAGATCACAGTTATATATCTTTGCAGCTTAACTTCTCCTTCTGATGTATGTGTGGACTTTCTGTTTTATTTGGATGCTTACATATGTTTTTGGCTGAGTTTGACAGGTTTAAATTTCTGGAGTTTATTTTTCCTCAAAGATTCTATATGCGACAAAAAGCGTCTGTAGGAGTTGTAGATGCCTTTCTGTGTTTGTTGTCTCTAGATTGAATGTATAAATTTATCTGATCTATTTTGAATATCTTCTTATTGAGACTCCGAAGGCGCTTCTTCATGAAGTGTACTAAATGAACCCCAAACTTTCAACTCGAAGAAATATGACTTCACCACAACTCCTAAAAATCTTGGACGAACAAAAGTCCTGGCTGAGTAATGGTACGTATACTCACCAGGTAAACTAGTACATACTTGCAATATTTTTATAAAGTATTTGTTTTGTGCTTTCATCTGCTGAGTGAAATTCTGAGCAGCTTCTGGATGCCTCTTCATAGTGTGTGCTAAAGAGAAATATGAGCTGTTCCCAAGGAAAAGAGTACTTGGCTGCAACTCTTATAATATTTAGCGAGGATTTAATGTATGCTTTACAATATATTATTGGGACTTGATAAAAAAATATTCTACGCTAATTGGGAAACATATCCTCCTGTGAATGTTTTTTATGTTGTATGCATACATGGCTGCATGTTTCATATGGTTAACAGCTCTGAAATAGCTATTTCATGATATAAGTTTTCTGATTTGGCACATTAGATTTGACCTTTGGTTTAGATTTGTTAAATTTAATATCCATGATCTAAATTCCGAGTAGCTGCTGGGTGCCTCTTCATAATGTGTGCTATGGAGAAATACGAGCTTTTCCTATGGAAGAAAAGACTTGGCTGCAACTCTTAAAATTTTTGGCAAGGATGTAAGTCTATGCTCTATAACATATTGTAAGCTAACCGGGATTCAAGTGCTTATGTACATGATTTTCGTAAGTATGCATGAATGGCTGCATGTTCCATAAGGATAACAGCTGTGAAATAGCTGCTTCATGTTAAGTTTTTGATCAGCAcattaattaaataatatttaatgaGCTTCTGGAAAAGCACTGAACCTCGTTGAACTTGAACTTCATAAGATCTAGTAAATGGGGGACTAACGGTGTTATGTGTGTTATGTGTTCGGGAAACCACTGCTGTTTAGCTTTTTCAGTATTATTTATCATGCCAAAGGTATGGTAACTAATCAAAAACAAGTTATCAAAATGAAGAAGCTGAATCAGTTCATTAATGCTGTTCGCCTCTCTAATGAGAAAAGTGTTTGTTGCTAATAAAACTAGTTGTTGCTGTTCCGGGCAAACAAGAGTTTTTAATTTGTTTCAAAGAGACAAagacttatttttatttttatttatttattttttatttatttatatgtttGTCTTTGTCCTTCTTGAGCCGGGGTctaccggaaacaacctctctaccttttgAAAGGcgggggtaaggtctgcgtacactctaccctccccataccctacTTGTGAGactacactgggtttgttgttgttgttgttgcctctCTAATGAGAAAAAAGATTATATCCTTAAGCTTGTAAAAATGCTTTTGgagcatgttttttttttttgataagggcTTTTGGAGCATGTAATAAGAATATTATAAAGACGCATAAGTTATTGCTGATAAGTTATGCACCCAAGGGTGTAACCTAGCGGTTAATGAAGTGGGTAAAACCATGGGAGACCCGGGTTCAAATCCTAACGGAGACAAAAAATGCTCGGTGACATCTTCACTTCCGTCTAAGCCTTGGCAGCAGAGTTATCTGATACCTGTGCCGATGGAGGTAGCAGGTACCTAGGGGAGTAGTCGAGGGTGCACGCAAGTTGGCACGGACATGACCGTTCAGAAAAAAGTTATTGCTGATAAGTTGTTGTGTAAATGGTTTAGATCTGATGAAAACTACACTTGCATTCCTTCATTGACGTGGTGGTATCTCCTTTCTCAGGAATCAAGTACGGCAGAACTCATAATTACCTGCCATTATTGGAAGTAATATTCCCAGGCTAAATATCTCCCTAGGTTCGATTGTCAGTCTAGTGAGTTAGCGCTGAGGCTTTCTGTATTTTATTGCATGCATGGCTAATAGGCATGTGTAGCTGTGATACTTTTTAGGATTATAGCAAACTTGGAGCAGAGTGGACTTACGAGGAAGTAGCTGAATGTCTAAAGTAGAACTTTTGAAGTATTTATTTGAAGATAGGCTTCTTGAATACCAATGATTTTCTTCCAAACACGCAAGTTGTGGAACTTCTAACTTCCGCTAAATGCTTTCATTACTGAGGAAAAATGACTATGATAAAAGATAGAAAAAGGGGAAGGATCTTTTCACCTAGTTG
Encoded proteins:
- the LOC104108400 gene encoding casein kinase 1-like protein HD16; protein product: MPDLRRGARRSKRLGDPQPAPEPSGQEENWVLPTQNRGQRRGGGGRGRGNATAVAKGPSAATRARPGGAGRGRGIRLIDLDPEPPCEVLPQAVPVGVAEPALNRAEGAADKNIAMEGGNRDKIMGVEEEASTTPVPDRVQVGNSPVYKTERRLGKGGFGQVYVGRRTSGGTERTGPDAVEVALKFEHRNSKGCNYGPPYEWQVYNTLNGCYGIPGVHYKGRQGDFYILVMDMLGPSLWDVWNSLGQSMSPNMAACIAVEAISILEKLHLKGFVHGDVKPENFLLGQPGSVDEKKLYLIDLGLASRWKDSASAQHVEYDQRPDIFRGTIRYASVHAHLGRTGSRRDDLESLAYTLIFLIKGRLPWQGYQGDNKSFLVCKKKMATSPELMCCFCPAPFKQFLEAVTNMKFDEEPNYAKLISFFESLIEPCTSLRPIRIDGALKVGQKRGRLLINLEEDEQPKKKVRLGSPATQWISVYNARRPMKQRYHYNVADSRLQQHVDKGNEDGLYISCVASAANLWALIMDAGTGFSSQVYDLSAVFLHKDWIMEQWEKNYYISSIAGAANGSSLVVMSKGTPYTQQSYKVSESFPFKWINKKWKEGFHVTSMTTAGSRWGVVMSRNSGYSEQVVELDFLYPSEGIHRRWESGYRITSMAATADQAAFILSVPRRKMIDETQETLRTSAFPSTHVKEKWSKNLYIASICYGRTVC